A single window of Candidatus Flexicrinis affinis DNA harbors:
- the argH gene encoding argininosuccinate lyase yields MTLWGGAFNEPTDGDLRLLNDSLPFDQRMAAEDIRGSIAWANGLARAGVISSAEAETLVGGLNEVAREFASSTFVFADSDEDIHTAVERRLTELVGPVGGKLHTGRSRNDQVATDFRLWARGAATELLGAIRQLMRALAERAREHADTVMPGFTHLQPAQPITAGHWLMSLFWMLERDTQRLNDAISRIDVLPLGSGALAGVPFPIDRSALAAELGFSSVSQNSLDAVSDRDFVAELLFACAMVGTHLSRLAEDVILFSNPAFGYVTLADRYSTGSSLMPQKRNADPMELTRGKVGRLVGNLTGVLTTLKGLPTGYNKDLQEDKEPLFDTVDTLGQLLPVVTGVVRTLTFHPDRMRAGLVAEMLATDLAEYLVRKGMPFREAHHAAGRTVRLSRERGVSLNQLSVGDLRGLSDLIADDVMDVFDYDASARSRNAPGGTAPDSVRAQVAAGLALLAD; encoded by the coding sequence ATGACTCTGTGGGGCGGCGCGTTCAACGAGCCGACAGACGGCGATCTTCGACTGCTTAACGATAGCCTGCCGTTCGATCAACGCATGGCAGCTGAGGATATCCGCGGCAGCATTGCCTGGGCGAATGGACTGGCGCGCGCAGGCGTCATCTCAAGCGCCGAGGCCGAAACACTCGTCGGCGGGCTGAACGAGGTCGCGCGCGAGTTCGCGTCAAGCACGTTCGTTTTCGCCGACAGTGACGAGGACATCCACACGGCAGTCGAGCGCCGGTTGACCGAACTTGTCGGGCCGGTGGGCGGCAAGCTGCACACAGGCCGCAGCCGCAACGATCAGGTCGCTACCGACTTCCGGCTTTGGGCGCGCGGCGCGGCGACCGAGCTGCTTGGGGCCATTCGGCAGCTCATGCGCGCGTTAGCGGAACGTGCCCGCGAACACGCCGACACCGTGATGCCCGGTTTCACGCACCTGCAGCCCGCGCAGCCAATTACCGCGGGGCACTGGCTGATGAGCCTGTTCTGGATGCTAGAACGCGACACGCAGCGGCTGAACGACGCGATTTCGCGCATCGACGTGCTGCCTTTGGGAAGCGGGGCGCTGGCGGGCGTCCCGTTCCCGATTGACCGCAGTGCGCTTGCGGCGGAACTTGGCTTCTCGTCAGTGAGTCAGAACAGCCTCGATGCGGTCAGCGACCGGGACTTCGTGGCAGAGCTACTGTTTGCGTGTGCGATGGTAGGTACGCACCTGAGCCGCCTTGCAGAAGACGTGATCCTGTTCAGCAATCCGGCATTCGGCTACGTGACGCTGGCCGACCGGTACAGCACGGGTTCGAGCCTGATGCCGCAGAAACGGAACGCCGATCCGATGGAACTGACACGTGGCAAGGTTGGCCGGCTTGTCGGCAATCTGACGGGCGTGCTGACGACACTCAAAGGCTTGCCCACCGGCTACAACAAAGACCTGCAAGAGGATAAGGAACCGTTGTTCGACACGGTAGACACGCTTGGTCAACTGCTGCCTGTGGTGACCGGCGTCGTCCGAACGTTGACGTTCCATCCCGACCGCATGCGCGCCGGCCTTGTCGCCGAGATGCTCGCGACCGATTTGGCCGAATATCTCGTGCGCAAGGGCATGCCGTTCCGCGAGGCCCATCACGCTGCCGGTCGGACGGTGCGTCTGTCGCGCGAACGGGGCGTTTCGCTCAACCAGTTGTCGGTCGGCGACCTGCGTGGGCTGTCGGACCTGATCGCCGACGACGTCATGGACGTGTTCGACTACGACGCCTCGGCCCGATCTCGGAACGCGCCCGGCGGTACGGCGCCCGACAGTGTTCGGGCGCAGGTAGCCGCGGGTTTGGCGCTGCTCGCGGACTAG
- a CDS encoding argininosuccinate synthase, protein MKDSGIKKAVLAYSGGLDTSVAVHWIKQNYGCEVVCFCADIGQEEELDGLEAKAVASGASKLYIRDLREEFLRDFVFPTMQAGAVYEREYLLGTSFARPLIAKHLVEIAELEGADAIAHGCTGKGNDQVRFELTAMALNPKLKVIAPWREWDIRSREDAIAYAAEFNIPVTATTKSIYSRDRNLFHLSHEGGPLENPWNSPETSMFQLSVAPESAPNEGVEIEIGFEQGNPVSFNGAEMNPVDLFVALNRLAGAHGVGRIDIVENRLVGMKSRGVYETPGGTVIYKAHQALESICLDKHIMHYKDFLAVKYAELVYNGMWYTRLREALDAFVAVTQQPVTGVVRLKLYKGNVIVLGRRSQYSLYREDYASFGEEDVYDQKDAEGFIQLFGLPMKVEAMLALEGGGQSRYRKPDYSKFKRD, encoded by the coding sequence ATGAAGGACAGCGGCATCAAGAAGGCGGTACTGGCGTACAGCGGCGGCTTGGATACGTCGGTTGCCGTCCACTGGATCAAGCAGAACTACGGCTGTGAGGTCGTGTGCTTCTGCGCGGACATCGGACAAGAGGAAGAACTCGACGGCCTTGAGGCGAAGGCGGTAGCCAGCGGCGCGAGCAAGCTGTATATCCGCGACCTGCGCGAAGAATTCTTGCGCGATTTCGTGTTCCCGACGATGCAGGCTGGCGCCGTCTACGAACGCGAGTATTTGCTCGGGACGTCCTTCGCGCGCCCGCTGATCGCCAAGCACCTCGTCGAAATCGCCGAATTGGAAGGGGCCGACGCCATTGCGCACGGCTGCACCGGCAAGGGCAATGATCAAGTGCGGTTCGAGCTGACCGCGATGGCGCTCAACCCGAAACTTAAAGTCATCGCCCCGTGGCGTGAGTGGGACATCCGCAGCCGCGAGGACGCGATTGCCTACGCGGCCGAGTTCAACATCCCGGTCACTGCGACGACCAAGTCGATCTACAGCCGCGACCGCAACCTCTTCCATCTCAGCCACGAGGGCGGGCCGCTGGAGAATCCGTGGAACAGCCCTGAGACGTCCATGTTTCAACTGTCGGTTGCCCCTGAGAGCGCACCGAACGAAGGCGTGGAGATCGAGATTGGCTTCGAGCAGGGCAACCCGGTCAGCTTCAACGGTGCGGAGATGAACCCGGTCGACCTGTTTGTCGCGCTTAACCGCTTGGCCGGCGCGCACGGAGTCGGGCGCATCGATATTGTCGAGAACCGGTTGGTGGGGATGAAATCGCGCGGCGTGTACGAGACGCCCGGCGGCACCGTGATCTACAAGGCCCATCAGGCGCTCGAGTCGATCTGCCTCGACAAGCACATCATGCACTACAAGGACTTTCTCGCGGTCAAATATGCGGAGCTGGTGTACAACGGCATGTGGTACACGCGTTTGCGCGAGGCGCTCGATGCGTTCGTGGCCGTCACGCAGCAGCCCGTGACCGGGGTCGTTCGGCTCAAGCTGTACAAAGGCAACGTGATCGTCCTTGGCCGCCGCAGCCAATACAGCCTGTATCGCGAGGATTACGCCTCGTTCGGCGAGGAAGACGTGTACGATCAGAAGGATGCCGAGGGCTTTATCCAACTGTTCGGCCTGCCGATGAAGGTGGAGGCGATGCTGGCACTGGAGGGCGGCGGTCAGAGCCGCTATCGCAAGCCGGATTACAGCAAGTTCAAGCGGGATTAG
- a CDS encoding PPC domain-containing protein: MTRKFIVTVGVLIAVLMSVAGIAAAQATEEPPKEAQAERTALTEGTITAFLEGTSTFPFSAELGEVIVFSLNSDAFDPYLEILNADGDSIASDDDSGPSTNSLLVFTAPENGEYSVLVRPFSEGATGDFSLSMVKTISAISEGAPDSVQLSDSTPVVRALTATSEAYSIALSGDEAFDAAMALFDPDGYVVDQTESFQVQVLQLPKTMLEVDRLYYLVVVPYAGQDVSLTLEVTPAEFLTLSAEPQPIEFLADQYEDAVLINVTEGERYLLTVSADYPVSLSASIDGYEIDTYASLSLSGAEGGSIIFTAGGTGTTFVRINNNSYYEGDSMTVYLSIRPME, encoded by the coding sequence ATGACTCGCAAGTTTATCGTTACGGTTGGTGTGCTCATCGCCGTACTGATGTCTGTCGCGGGAATCGCCGCCGCGCAGGCTACCGAAGAACCGCCGAAAGAAGCTCAGGCCGAACGCACGGCACTCACTGAAGGCACGATCACCGCGTTTCTTGAGGGGACCTCGACATTCCCGTTCTCGGCAGAACTCGGCGAGGTGATCGTCTTCAGCCTGAATTCGGACGCGTTCGACCCGTATCTCGAAATTCTCAACGCGGACGGCGACTCAATTGCCAGCGACGATGACTCGGGGCCGAGCACCAATTCCCTGCTGGTCTTTACCGCGCCAGAGAACGGCGAGTACTCCGTTCTCGTGCGCCCGTTCTCGGAGGGCGCGACGGGTGACTTCTCGCTGAGCATGGTCAAGACCATCTCGGCGATTTCGGAGGGCGCACCGGATTCTGTCCAACTGAGCGATTCCACACCGGTGGTGCGCGCGCTGACCGCGACCAGTGAAGCCTATTCGATCGCCCTGAGCGGCGACGAAGCTTTCGACGCGGCGATGGCGCTGTTCGATCCCGACGGCTACGTCGTCGACCAGACCGAATCATTCCAGGTTCAGGTCTTGCAGCTGCCCAAGACGATGCTGGAAGTCGACCGGCTCTACTATCTCGTGGTTGTCCCGTACGCGGGGCAGGACGTGTCGCTGACTCTCGAGGTAACGCCGGCCGAGTTTCTGACCTTGAGCGCTGAACCTCAGCCGATCGAGTTCCTCGCCGACCAGTACGAAGACGCCGTTCTCATCAACGTCACCGAGGGTGAACGCTATCTGCTGACCGTGTCTGCCGACTATCCGGTGTCGCTTAGCGCATCGATCGACGGGTACGAAATCGACACGTATGCCAGCCTGTCACTGTCCGGGGCAGAGGGCGGCAGCATCATCTTTACGGCCGGCGGAACGGGAACGACGTTTGTCCGGATCAACAACAACTCGTACTACGAAGGCGACAGCATGACGGTCTACCTGTCCATTCGCCCAATGGAGTAA
- a CDS encoding SH3 domain-containing protein codes for MRRFKFFLAAVALIVLSAAMVPTASAQNTATWKAQFYNNLFLSGFNPAFETTYTNGLSVDWGAGSPDASIQADNFSARFSTDVFFNQSTYRFSIRADDEFQLRVNDNIVLTTLNAGQPNNVLTIDLNLSGATKLQVDYRERTGGASISLTWADLNVVEQPVPTGTWLAEYFPNTSLAQPAAAIFNEASPAHNWGFAAPVPNMPAEYWSARWRTSQVFAEGTYRFRAKVDDGVRVFVDNVAIIDRFVESPGAEYIVDYAIAAGTRVITVEYLELYNNAFIEFSITQLTSTGGQQPPAGSPTATVRAFVLNVRSAPSAANTLVLQKIELGETYPVLGRNAAGSWFKIDTGEVQGWVSAAWVTTANVSGVPVLSESTETGLPTGAVLVETSGVRLNFRTGPSTDTASLGLIAPFSTLKVLGRNADASWLQVEYAGQVGWVAFAFVTATTPVNFFTLPVTG; via the coding sequence ATGCGCCGCTTCAAGTTTTTCCTCGCCGCTGTCGCATTGATCGTGCTCAGCGCAGCGATGGTGCCGACCGCATCAGCTCAGAACACTGCCACGTGGAAAGCACAGTTCTACAACAACCTCTTCCTTTCCGGTTTCAATCCCGCCTTTGAGACCACCTATACCAACGGGCTGAGTGTCGATTGGGGCGCTGGATCGCCCGATGCGTCCATTCAGGCCGACAACTTCTCTGCACGGTTCTCGACCGACGTATTCTTCAACCAGAGTACGTACCGGTTCAGCATTCGCGCAGACGACGAGTTCCAATTGCGTGTCAACGACAACATCGTGCTGACGACGCTGAATGCGGGTCAACCGAATAACGTTCTGACGATTGACCTCAACCTCAGCGGCGCCACCAAGCTGCAAGTGGACTATCGCGAACGGACCGGAGGCGCGTCTATTTCACTGACGTGGGCTGACCTCAACGTCGTCGAGCAGCCGGTGCCAACCGGCACGTGGCTGGCCGAATACTTCCCGAATACGTCGTTGGCGCAGCCGGCCGCGGCCATCTTCAATGAGGCAAGCCCGGCACACAACTGGGGCTTCGCTGCCCCGGTGCCGAACATGCCCGCCGAGTACTGGTCGGCGCGTTGGCGCACCTCGCAGGTATTCGCGGAAGGCACTTACCGCTTCCGCGCTAAGGTCGATGACGGTGTGCGCGTTTTCGTCGACAACGTGGCGATCATCGACCGGTTTGTCGAGTCTCCGGGCGCCGAGTACATCGTGGACTACGCGATTGCTGCCGGAACACGTGTGATCACTGTGGAGTACCTCGAGCTGTACAACAATGCGTTCATCGAGTTCTCGATCACGCAGTTGACGTCGACTGGCGGTCAACAGCCCCCGGCAGGCTCGCCAACCGCAACCGTGCGCGCATTCGTGCTCAACGTGCGCAGCGCACCGTCGGCTGCCAATACGCTCGTGCTGCAAAAGATTGAGCTTGGTGAGACCTATCCAGTTCTCGGGCGCAACGCTGCAGGCTCGTGGTTCAAGATCGACACGGGTGAGGTGCAGGGCTGGGTCAGCGCCGCGTGGGTGACAACCGCAAACGTGTCCGGCGTTCCCGTGCTCTCTGAATCGACCGAGACCGGCCTCCCGACCGGCGCTGTCCTCGTCGAGACATCAGGCGTGCGACTGAACTTCCGCACCGGTCCGTCGACGGATACCGCCAGCCTCGGGCTGATCGCGCCGTTCTCGACACTCAAGGTACTGGGTCGTAATGCGGATGCGTCGTGGCTGCAGGTCGAGTACGCCGGTCAGGTCGGCTGGGTCGCGTTCGCGTTCGTCACGGCGACCACACCGGTGAACTTCTTCACGCTGCCAGTGACTGGCTAA